GAAAGAACGTAGTAACTCAAATACCCTATATGCTCCTCAAAAAAACTTTCAATATCGTTAGTATTAGACTTTCCTTTGGATACAGCTACATCTCCGTACAAGAGCTCATTTTTAGGGCTATATAGGCAGTAGTGCAGCTTAACAGAACGATCAAAACGAGTGCCATCTGTAGCTACGCATACTTGATAGTTCGTTTTAATTTCTATTTGAGTGAGCAGTAAAATTTTTTCAACGTTGAATATTTGAGCAATACTATCTAAAAGTGTACTTCTAGATGGAAGAGCTTGGAGGTACTTTGTTTCTTTAAGGTTTTCTTGCCAACAGAGCTTATTTTTTTCCTGTAAAATTGACGAATTCTTTCTTAAAAAATTTACTAACTTAACATAGTTATGTTCCAAGTTGCTACTTTCTTCCAAACGAGTGGGAATAGCCTCTTTGTAATAACAAAATTTGAGATTATGCCAATCTTTGAATAATTTTTGATCTTCGGGATGCAAAGAGAGATACAAAGAAACAACCGTATAACGATAGCTCAAAGCATCTAATAAACCTTGCTCTACTTTTTGTTGTAGTAGTTTTCGCCATTCTGGTTTTGAAATTTTGTTTTTTTCACAAATAGTGTTATCACAATCTGAAAAGTGCAAAGAGGGCGCATAAGAAACTATCAAAATTCTTTCTTCAGATTGGGCAAAAACAAATGAGCTGATAAACCAGCAAACAAGTACCACATACACGTAGCTAAATGATACTTTTAGGTTTATCCTCATTGTTGTCAAGTGTATTTTGTTGTTCTGTATGTGATTTGTGTTCTACTTTGAACTCCTGATCACCCAAAGTAAGAGAACTTTTTATCTGATTTTCAGAGTTTTGCATGTGCGTATTTTTCATAATTTCTAATAGCTTTTTAGCATTTTCTTTCATAATTTCTTCTTCGCTAAGGGCATCTTTGTGTTTTTCTAAAAACATTTCGGTTTTTGCTTCATTTATTAAAGTTTCTTGCCCAAGTTTATCTATCCATTCTTGAGTGTCATCATTTGAAGTCATGTTTTCCAATTCACTCATTGCGTTGTTGAGGGATTGCATTTTTTTAGCTTGTTTAATTTGTTCAAGAAACGCTTTGCGCTTTTTTAATTCGTTAAGCTCTTCCTCTTTTAGACGTTTTATCCTTTCTTCGTTTGTTTCTTTCATACTAATTCATCTTTTTACAAAAATACAAAAAATCAAGCACAGGATTAAGATAGAAATGGAATTTGCATCATAGAAAGATACTTGTAATAGAGTCCACCTTTTTGGGATAGTTCTTGGTGTGTCCCCATTTCCACGATTTTGCCTTTCTCTAATACCACAATTCTATCAGCATTTTGAATAGTAGATAACCGATGTGCAATTACAATACAGGTCCTTCCTTTCATCACAGTGTATAGTGCTTCTTGGACTAACTTTTCAGATTCATTGTCTAAAGCAGAAGTAGCTTCATCTAAAATTAAAATTTCAGGATTTTGGAGTATAGCTCTGGCGATACAAATACGTTGTTGCTGTCCGCCTGAAAGTTTACTTCCCCTTTCGCCAACGTAAGTATGATAACCTTTTTCAGTTTGTAAAATAAACTCGTGAGCATTAGCGACCTTAGCCGCTTCAATTACTTCTTCCATAGTAGCATCGGGTTTTCCGTATCTGATATTGTTGAGTATAGTGTCGTTGAACAAAATAGGATGTTGTGTTACAATCCCAAAATGACTTCTATATGTACTGATATCAAACTGCTTGATATTGATATCGTCAATCAAAATTTCACCTGCTTGCACGTCATGAAATCGTGGTAAAAGATCGGCTAAGGTAGTTTTTCCGCTACCGCTGGGACCTACCAAAGCAATAATTTCTCCCCTTCGGATAGTGAGGTTAATCCCTTGTAAAATGCTTTTTTCTCCGTAAGAAAAATGAACATTTTTATATTCAATAGTAGTAAAATTTTTCGGAAAGGGTACAGGTTGGCTTACATTGATAATTGTAGGAACGGTATCTAAAAGCTTAAAAATTCGCTCCGAAGATGCGGTACCCTTAGCAATATCCCCCAAAGCTATCCCAATTCCCTTTATAGGAGGTAAAAGTTGTGAAAAAATACCAATGTACGTCAAAAACAAAGCTGCCGTCATTTGGTTAGTACCATGAATAATCAAGCTACCACCGTACAATAAAACGACTACGATAATCACCACTGATAAAGTTTCGGTCAAAGGTTGTACTAATTCTCTACGCCTGTAAACTTTCTTGTAAGTTTGGTAGTAAGCATCATTTTCTTTGTTAAATTTTTCTTGTTCTCTTTTTTCAGACACAAACGCTTTTACAATACGCATACCTACAATTACTTCATCTACTATGCTTATCAAACGGCTAAGTTTATCCTGTCCTATACTTGCGTTTTTTTTTAGTGTTTTAGATACGCGACTGATAGCATATCCGCTGATAGGTAAAATCAATAACACGAATAAAGTTAGCTTCCAACTGATAAAAAACATTGCCATTAACAGGCTTGTGGCTACTAATGGATGCCTAATCAATCCTTTGAAACTACCTACTACGCTGCTTTGTACTTGTTCAATGTCTGAAGTCATGCGTACAATCAATTCCCCTTTGCGCTCATCGGTAAAATAAGATAAAGAAAGTTGAGTCAAGTGTTCAAAAATAGCTTTACGAAAATCTCTTACGATTCCACCTTCTATAATGGCTAAAAAGTAGGTAACTAAATACGCAAACAGGTTTTTGAGCAAAAAGACTACAAACAAAATTACGCAAAGCAGATACAAAGTGTGCATTCTACCGTGATTTTGAATGTAGGTAAGCAGTTTGTAGTATGCGTATTCTTTGATGGAGTTGGTATTCCAAAGGCTAACTTCTTGAGGTTGTTTAATTTTGAGATTAGTGTCAAATAGGGTGTCCAAAAAAGGGACTAAGGTTGCAAAGCTCGCTAAATTGAAAATTACAAAGAATATCAAGCATACAAACATTGCGATGATACTTTTCCAATAAGGTCTGCAGTAGGATAGTACCCTTAGCGATAGCCTAAGCATACATTATTTGTGCAAAAAAACATAATTCTAAACCTATGTGCAAATGAACTTTTTTAGTTTTTTTGGGCGTGCCCTTGTGGGCGTTTCGCTTGCGCTCATGCCCACAAGGTCGGCGTGCTACGGGCTACGTGCGGAATGCCCCGACCCTTGCGCAGCAAGGGGCACGCCCAAAAAATAAAAAACTAACATTGAATTGTATATTCGTTTTTAGCTACACGCATAATCTAACTAAATAAAAATTTCGTATCTTTACGTACTGTTATATAACGAAAAATATGTTTCGTAATCTCTTTGGTTTTGCTCTGCTACTTTGGTCAAGCTATATTGTAGCACAAACCCCTAAATACAGCAATGAGTTTATGAGTATAGGTGTAGGCGCTAGGGCATTAGGCATGGCAGGCGCTTACGCCGCAGTTACTAACGATGTGTATTCTGGATATTGGAACCCTGCAGGATTAAGCTTTGCATCTCGAAAACCTGAATTTGCCCTAATGCACGCCGCTTACTTTGGTAACATTGCAAATTTTGACTATATCGGAGCAGCTATTCCCATAGATAGCATCAATCACTTTGGAATATCAGGTATCCGTTTGGGAGTAGATGATATCCCTAACACTTTAGATCTTGTTGCTCCCGATGGTAGCATAGACTACAATCGCATAAAATCCTTTTCTACTTCTGACTATGGTATTCTACTTTCATACAGCCGAAATCTAAATTACAAAATACCTGGTTTAAGTGTAGGGGCAAACGCTAAGATTATCCACAGAAATGTAGGTCCTTTTGCTACAGCTTGGGGCTTTGGATTAGACGCAGGGGCTATTTACAAGAAAAATGGCTTTATCTACGGCTTAATGGCAAATGATATTACTACCACTTTCAACGCTTGGTCTTTTAATACCGAAACTTTTGAACAGCAATTTATTCAAACAGGTAATGAAATTCCTCAAAACTCTATTGAAATTACTTTACCTAGCTTTACTTTCAGCGCTGCTAAGAATTTCAAACTATCCGAAAAATTTAATTTGCTTGGCGCAATAGCACTTAAAACTACCACAGACGGCAGGCGGAATACAATTATTCAAACTAATTTTATTTCTGCTGACCCAAAAGCAGGTATTGAAGTAGGTTACATCAATAAGCTTTTTCTGCGTGCAGGCATAGATAACCTACAATACTATACCCAAGACAACAACAAGCGCTACCTGACAGTACGCCCCAATTTAGGCGCAGGAATTACCTTTATGAATTTTACCATAGACTACGCCATCTCTGCACTTAATTTTGGGGGCGCAGGCAGTACTTTATACACACATATATTCTCTTTGAAATTTATTTGGGACAAACAAATGTTAATACAATAAATTTTGTATCTTTACATGAGTTTTCGCTTCTGTGTACAAAAAGCCATGAAAAAAAATGTGTTTCTATACTTGCTTTTGTGGAGTCTTTGTGCGTATAGCCAAGATTACGCAAATGCATGGATAGATTACACAAACAAAAACAAAAAATACGTCAAAATTCAAGTAGTAGAAGAGGGGATTTATCGCGTAAACTACAATCAGGTAAGTATTATAGGCAATCCGAACATTCAAAATATACAACTTTTTTATCAAGGTAAAGAACAACACATCCGAGTAGTAGATGCTAATGGTAATAACATCTTTGATAATCCTGACTACATTGAGTTTTATGGTAACCACAACAATGGGCTAGATGACCGATATTTGTATAATCCTGCTTTGCATCCCCAATTTCAAAAATCTTACAGGCATTCCTTATTCACTGACAGCGCAAGCTATATTCTAACCTATTCTACCACAGCTATAGGCAAACGTTACACAGATGTCAATATTACTTCTGCCGCACCTGCTTTGAACGACTACTGGCATACTAGCTATGTAGAACCTATTAACTATTACGTATATCACACTGGTTCAACAGATGGTACCTTCTACGATGATTTAAGTTCAGATTACACGTTAGGCGAAGGCTGGTTTGGTCCTGAATACGGATACAATGGTAGTGCTAGCTTCTATATTCCTACCAAACATATTGTTACTTCTGAACTTAACCCTGCTAAACTAACTGTAAAAATATACTTTGCTTCGGATTACAAACATGGTAGTCCGATTGACCATGCCACAGATATCTTAATAGGTTCTACGGTAGTATGCCCACCTCAAACAGGGAATGGCTACAGCTATCGCTATTTTTACAACAATACTTTATCCCACAGTTTGCTAACAGAAGGCACTACCGTAGTTACAGCTCGTGAAAGAAGCGATTTGTTATCTCCTGATGTAGATACTGATAATAACGCCCTATGCTGGGCAAGCATACGCTATAAACGTACTTTTGAAATAGACAATCACACGGTTTGGTATGCTAATATACAAGGTACGGCTTTAGGTAACCGAAGTATTACTTTCATTACAGCGTATCCTATTAACGCTGCCCAAGCTTGTTACTGGGATACTCTACACAAAAGACGGATTTTAGGCAGCGTCATAGGTAATCAATTCACGGCAGTATTTCCTGCTACTCCAACAGATAGCACCGCAGGCGTTTGGATAAATGAGGTAAAAACCCCTGCACGTATTAGTGAATGTACATTCGCTTATTTGTATGAAGATGGTAGCCAAAACTATGATTATATCATTTTTACTAGCCGTGATCTTGCAGTTTCCGCTGAAAATTACAAAAACTATCGCCAAAGTATAATGGGTGGAAGCTACAAGGTAAAAATTTACTATGTAGATGAACTCTATAATGAATTTGCTTATGGACATTACACACCTTTAGCCTTAAAACGTGCAGGTAAGGTGATGAGTAAAGTATGGACTAACCCACCTAAATACCTACTTTTATGGGGCAAAGCTGTTACAAACGCTCGAGACCCTAAATATGATCGCGTACCTACTTACGGTTATCCTGCTAGCGACATTGACTTTGTAGCTAATTTTGACTATAGCATGCTATCAGGCAATTTTAACTACACTATTTCCGTAGGTAGAATGTGTGTACTCAATGATACAGAAGGAAATAATTACCTGCAAAAGGTTATAACACATGAAAGCTTAACTTTTCAACTGTGGATGAAGGAAGTTTTACATTTAGGCGGAGGAGGAAATCTTGGCGAACAGACGGCTATTAAGAATTGTTTGGAAGCAAATAGATTGAAAGTAGAAGGAATTTATTTTGGCGGACATGTAAGCTCTCTATTCAAAACTTCAGCGCTCCCTATACAAACTAATTTGGCTTTAAGCGTAAAACAACGTATTGAAAATGGTGCATCTATGCTCACTTTTTTTGGACACTCCTCCAGCACTAAATATGACATTGCTCTTGATGACCCCGAAACTTATACAAATACAGGTAAATATTTCCTTTTGATTGCCAATGGATGCTACTCAGGTAAGTTTAATACTTGGACTATATCCACAGGTGAACAATTTACCAAAATTGCCAATAGGGGCGCCATTGGATTCATGGCTTCCTCATCAGAAGGTTATTTAGGCGAGCTGGCTATTTTTACAAATACTTTCTACGATGTAATGTACGTAGACACTGCTTTTAAGAAAGCCAGCTACGCAGATATTCTCAAAGAAACCAACCGTAGGTATGGTATAAGTTCACCCTCACGTGTAAATCATGTGCGACAAATTAACTTTCAAGGAGATCCTGCTGTAAAAAGACACCTACCTAATAAGCCTGATTACGAAGTATTAAGCAATGGTATTTATTTCACTCCTGCTAACTTCGGGGCACTAGATAACAGTGTTACTATCAACGTAATCATAAGAAACAACGGATTAGCTACACGAGATAGCTTTTTTGTAGACATAGAGCGTACTGCACCTAATGGCACAACTGCTTTACTCAAAAGAATTAAAAGTGGTCCTATTCCTTTTATGGATACACTTCATATTGAAATTGTAACTAAGGACGCAGAAAAAGCAGGCGAAAATCGATTCTGTGCCATTGCAGATCCTAATAACATCATCTCTGAAAGCAATGAACTTAACAATCGTAACTGTATAGACAAATTTATTCCCAATAACAATGTCTTTATCTTATTTCCCCCTCGTTTTTCTATTGTTAATCAAGTCATGCGCCCAGACAGTTTAGTAGCAGGTGCATTAGACTATGAAAACAGAGGCTTAAGATATCTATTTGAGATAGATACTGTACCTTTCAAACCCAGTATTATCCATTCAGGTGGGAGCTATTTAGTTTCTCCACCTATTCCAGGTAACCGCTATCGTGGTGTATGGAATGTAGATTTAATGCCAATTATCGGTAATAGGGATAGTGTAGTATTTTTTTGGCGAGTAAAATTGGATTTACCTAACTCAGATTGGGTAGAGTCTTCTTTTATATACATTAAAAACAGCCCAGGGGGTTGGGCACAAGCTAAGCCTTCTCAATTCTACAAAGGTACAGGATACCGAGTGGACATAGACGAAACCACAGATTTATGGTCTTTTGTCCCTAATTATGCCCTTTTGAAAATTAGTACAGGGGGGGCAAGCGCAGGAATTATGGGTACCTATGATATGAATGGAGTTACAGAACTAGCAGGAAACGTTTGCCACAACACTGTCAACTTAATTGTAATAGACCCTGTTACCCTTAAAGCTAGACGCCATTTAGGTCCTATGGGATGCGTTTATTTTAATGATCCCATGCTGGTTTTTGACGTTTCTAGCACTTTAGGACAGAACCAATTAGCAGATTATATTCAAAATAACATTCCTAACGGGCATTTTGTAGTTGCATTTAATAATTTCTACACTGACCCTAAATCATGGAATGCAAATTTAATCAATGCTTTTGAGAGCATTGGCAGCGCAAATATCAGCAACATAGAACCAGGAGCGCCTTGGGTAATATCGGGTAGAAAAGGCGCAGCCATAGGAACAGCTGAAGAATACACTTACAACGCTAGTGATACCACTCACTACACAAGACAAAAACTCTATGTTACTTTACCTATTAAAAGCTATTGGTACGAAGGTACGCATACTTCAGAAACCTTCGGACCCTCTAGCACTTGGCAAGACCTACATTGGCAACATCATGATTTAGACGCAGGAGATAAATGCCCTGTTTCTGTTTGGGGAATTAAAAAAGATGGTACAGCAGTAAAGTTGATAGACAAGTCCTTTGCAAAATCTAATACCAATTTGAGCAGCTTAATAGATGCAAACTTATATCCCCGTATACGCTTGATGGCAGAAATGTCAGACTCATTAAATCGTACTGCACCTCAACTAGATAAATGGATAGTTTCCGCTGGACCTGTTCCCGAAGGTACACTTGACCCTACTTTCTACGAACTCACTCCCAAAAACGCAGAATTAGATGAAGGGGATGAACTAAAAGTAAAAATTGGTTTCAGAAATATCAGTAATTACAGTTTTGCTAAACCTATCAAAGTCCACATAAAAATTTTGACTTCTAACAATGCCCTTAAATTGATAGACAGTCTATATCTTCCTGCTTTGACCAAAGAAGGCACTCCCACAGATACAGCCACATTTCAATATGTTTTCAACACAGGTAATTACCCTGGCAAAAATGTTCTATATATTGATGTCAATCCAAATGATGACCAATTAGAGCTATATCATTTCAATAATGTGTTAGCCATTCCTTTTTATGCTAAACCAGATACAAAAAATCCAATTGTAGATGTTACTTTCGATGGACACTACATTTCTAATGGGGATATTGTTTCACCCACGCCCGAGATAAAAATTACTCTCACAGATGAAAATAAATACTTTCTCATGCAAAATGACTCATTGTTCATTTTGCAGCTCTCTTACTACAAAAATGTATTTGACACCACTATTATTTTATACTATAATGCCGTAGTCAACCGCAGACCCAGCGAAGTAACCTTTTATCCTGCTAAAAGTGCCAAGCCCAACCAAGCCACAGTAATATGCTTACCTAAACGGCTACAAGATGGGCGTTACCGATTAAGTATTTTTGCCCAAGATAGAAAACAAAATATATCGGGCTTACCTGATGCCACTAACATAGATAAAAACGGATGGTATAACATTGACTTTGAAGTTGTCAGTAAAACGTCTATTACTAATGTACTCAACTATCCTAATCCTTTCTCTACTAGTACGAGATTTGTGTTTAACCTTACAGGCGAACAAATTCCTGATGTATTTAAGATACAGATTTACACGGTTACAGGTAAGTTAGTCAAGGAAATAGATTTAAAGGCTATGGGCGAGGTTAAGTTGGGCAAAAATATTACTCAATATGCTTGGGATGGTACAGATGAATTTGGCGATAAATTAGCTAACGGTGTATACTTCTACAAAGTGAATGCAAAAATTAACGGCAAACCGATAGAAGTTCGTGAAGACAAAACTAGTCAGTATTTTAAAAACGGTATAGGTAAAATGTACATTATGCGATAAGTTAAAACTAAGCTCAAATTTTTGCCTTCGTAAGGTATTTTTTAGTTCTAAAAATAGTTTTAGTTTTTGGGCGTGCCCTTGCCCACACTGCACTGCGCTTGTGTGGGCAAGGTCGGCGTGCTTCGGGCTACGCTATCGCTTCGGTGCTTCGCTGCGCTCCGCACTGGGCTAACGCCCACCCTCCGCATGCCTCACGCAAAGGATCTCTGAAAAAGCCATTTCTCTGTTTCTTATGCAAGGTTTTAGCTTGTTAGTACTTGTACCTCAAGCTTAAACGAGGTAAAGACATAATTGCAAAAGTCAATTGCGTGAGGGGCATGGAGCATGCCGTTAGGCAGTGCGAAGTGTTAGCGAAGCACCGAAGCGAAGCGCAGTGCGGAATGCCCCGACCCTTGCGCAGCAAGGGGCACGCCCAAAAAAATAAAATAAGCTATCA
The sequence above is a segment of the Bacteroidia bacterium genome. Coding sequences within it:
- a CDS encoding ABC transporter ATP-binding protein/permease, translating into MLRLSLRVLSYCRPYWKSIIAMFVCLIFFVIFNLASFATLVPFLDTLFDTNLKIKQPQEVSLWNTNSIKEYAYYKLLTYIQNHGRMHTLYLLCVILFVVFLLKNLFAYLVTYFLAIIEGGIVRDFRKAIFEHLTQLSLSYFTDERKGELIVRMTSDIEQVQSSVVGSFKGLIRHPLVATSLLMAMFFISWKLTLFVLLILPISGYAISRVSKTLKKNASIGQDKLSRLISIVDEVIVGMRIVKAFVSEKREQEKFNKENDAYYQTYKKVYRRRELVQPLTETLSVVIIVVVLLYGGSLIIHGTNQMTAALFLTYIGIFSQLLPPIKGIGIALGDIAKGTASSERIFKLLDTVPTIINVSQPVPFPKNFTTIEYKNVHFSYGEKSILQGINLTIRRGEIIALVGPSGSGKTTLADLLPRFHDVQAGEILIDDINIKQFDISTYRSHFGIVTQHPILFNDTILNNIRYGKPDATMEEVIEAAKVANAHEFILQTEKGYHTYVGERGSKLSGGQQQRICIARAILQNPEILILDEATSALDNESEKLVQEALYTVMKGRTCIVIAHRLSTIQNADRIVVLEKGKIVEMGTHQELSQKGGLYYKYLSMMQIPFLS
- a CDS encoding PorV/PorQ family protein translates to MFRNLFGFALLLWSSYIVAQTPKYSNEFMSIGVGARALGMAGAYAAVTNDVYSGYWNPAGLSFASRKPEFALMHAAYFGNIANFDYIGAAIPIDSINHFGISGIRLGVDDIPNTLDLVAPDGSIDYNRIKSFSTSDYGILLSYSRNLNYKIPGLSVGANAKIIHRNVGPFATAWGFGLDAGAIYKKNGFIYGLMANDITTTFNAWSFNTETFEQQFIQTGNEIPQNSIEITLPSFTFSAAKNFKLSEKFNLLGAIALKTTTDGRRNTIIQTNFISADPKAGIEVGYINKLFLRAGIDNLQYYTQDNNKRYLTVRPNLGAGITFMNFTIDYAISALNFGGAGSTLYTHIFSLKFIWDKQMLIQ
- a CDS encoding C25 family cysteine peptidase; translated protein: MSFRFCVQKAMKKNVFLYLLLWSLCAYSQDYANAWIDYTNKNKKYVKIQVVEEGIYRVNYNQVSIIGNPNIQNIQLFYQGKEQHIRVVDANGNNIFDNPDYIEFYGNHNNGLDDRYLYNPALHPQFQKSYRHSLFTDSASYILTYSTTAIGKRYTDVNITSAAPALNDYWHTSYVEPINYYVYHTGSTDGTFYDDLSSDYTLGEGWFGPEYGYNGSASFYIPTKHIVTSELNPAKLTVKIYFASDYKHGSPIDHATDILIGSTVVCPPQTGNGYSYRYFYNNTLSHSLLTEGTTVVTARERSDLLSPDVDTDNNALCWASIRYKRTFEIDNHTVWYANIQGTALGNRSITFITAYPINAAQACYWDTLHKRRILGSVIGNQFTAVFPATPTDSTAGVWINEVKTPARISECTFAYLYEDGSQNYDYIIFTSRDLAVSAENYKNYRQSIMGGSYKVKIYYVDELYNEFAYGHYTPLALKRAGKVMSKVWTNPPKYLLLWGKAVTNARDPKYDRVPTYGYPASDIDFVANFDYSMLSGNFNYTISVGRMCVLNDTEGNNYLQKVITHESLTFQLWMKEVLHLGGGGNLGEQTAIKNCLEANRLKVEGIYFGGHVSSLFKTSALPIQTNLALSVKQRIENGASMLTFFGHSSSTKYDIALDDPETYTNTGKYFLLIANGCYSGKFNTWTISTGEQFTKIANRGAIGFMASSSEGYLGELAIFTNTFYDVMYVDTAFKKASYADILKETNRRYGISSPSRVNHVRQINFQGDPAVKRHLPNKPDYEVLSNGIYFTPANFGALDNSVTINVIIRNNGLATRDSFFVDIERTAPNGTTALLKRIKSGPIPFMDTLHIEIVTKDAEKAGENRFCAIADPNNIISESNELNNRNCIDKFIPNNNVFILFPPRFSIVNQVMRPDSLVAGALDYENRGLRYLFEIDTVPFKPSIIHSGGSYLVSPPIPGNRYRGVWNVDLMPIIGNRDSVVFFWRVKLDLPNSDWVESSFIYIKNSPGGWAQAKPSQFYKGTGYRVDIDETTDLWSFVPNYALLKISTGGASAGIMGTYDMNGVTELAGNVCHNTVNLIVIDPVTLKARRHLGPMGCVYFNDPMLVFDVSSTLGQNQLADYIQNNIPNGHFVVAFNNFYTDPKSWNANLINAFESIGSANISNIEPGAPWVISGRKGAAIGTAEEYTYNASDTTHYTRQKLYVTLPIKSYWYEGTHTSETFGPSSTWQDLHWQHHDLDAGDKCPVSVWGIKKDGTAVKLIDKSFAKSNTNLSSLIDANLYPRIRLMAEMSDSLNRTAPQLDKWIVSAGPVPEGTLDPTFYELTPKNAELDEGDELKVKIGFRNISNYSFAKPIKVHIKILTSNNALKLIDSLYLPALTKEGTPTDTATFQYVFNTGNYPGKNVLYIDVNPNDDQLELYHFNNVLAIPFYAKPDTKNPIVDVTFDGHYISNGDIVSPTPEIKITLTDENKYFLMQNDSLFILQLSYYKNVFDTTIILYYNAVVNRRPSEVTFYPAKSAKPNQATVICLPKRLQDGRYRLSIFAQDRKQNISGLPDATNIDKNGWYNIDFEVVSKTSITNVLNYPNPFSTSTRFVFNLTGEQIPDVFKIQIYTVTGKLVKEIDLKAMGEVKLGKNITQYAWDGTDEFGDKLANGVYFYKVNAKINGKPIEVREDKTSQYFKNGIGKMYIMR